Proteins from one Flavobacterium sp. N2038 genomic window:
- a CDS encoding neutral zinc metallopeptidase, translating into MKWQGRRQSDNVEDRRSISGGKVAVGGGIIGIIILLLNIFGGETGQQIAPVLEQMQGGQNQQTEAAAPLSKEDEEMGNFVRVVLADNEDIWSKIFEENGMTYKKPKLVLFRGSVNTACGGASSASGPFYCPGDQKVYMDLGFFEELKTKFGAKGGDFAIAYVIAHEIGHHIQTLLGTSAKMRQAQEGKSEAQANKLSVALELQADFYAGVWTHYNQENLDLDDVEEALSAANAVGDDAIQSKMQGQVIPDSFTHGTSEQRMYWFKKGLKTGDIKQGTTFEEIR; encoded by the coding sequence ATGAAATGGCAAGGCAGAAGACAAAGTGACAATGTGGAAGACCGTAGATCAATTTCTGGCGGAAAGGTTGCCGTAGGAGGTGGAATTATTGGTATTATAATTTTACTGTTAAACATATTTGGCGGCGAAACAGGTCAGCAAATAGCACCAGTTTTAGAACAAATGCAAGGTGGACAAAACCAACAAACCGAAGCCGCAGCACCATTAAGCAAGGAAGATGAAGAAATGGGGAATTTTGTTCGAGTTGTTCTGGCCGATAATGAAGACATCTGGAGTAAAATTTTTGAAGAGAATGGCATGACTTACAAAAAACCAAAATTGGTTCTTTTTAGAGGTTCTGTAAATACAGCTTGTGGCGGTGCATCATCTGCTTCCGGACCATTTTATTGCCCGGGCGATCAAAAAGTATACATGGATTTAGGCTTCTTTGAAGAGCTAAAAACTAAATTTGGAGCCAAGGGTGGTGATTTTGCAATTGCTTACGTTATAGCACATGAAATAGGCCATCACATACAAACCTTATTAGGAACTTCTGCCAAAATGCGTCAGGCCCAAGAAGGCAAAAGTGAAGCTCAGGCTAATAAACTTTCTGTTGCACTAGAACTGCAGGCTGATTTTTATGCCGGAGTCTGGACGCATTACAATCAGGAAAATTTAGATCTTGACGATGTTGAAGAAGCATTAAGCGCTGCAAACGCAGTTGGCGACGATGCTATTCAAAGTAAAATGCAAGGTCAGGTAATTCCGGATTCTTTTACTCATGGCACATCAGAACAAAGAATGTATTGGTTTAAAAAAGGCCTTAAAACAGGCGATATTAAACAGGGCACGACCTTTGAGGAAATTCGATAA
- a CDS encoding response regulator — translation MVESYSFYNSLISGIATFGDTLKSIITTWYVLTPDIIFYNNPKLIILGLSLFSFLSILIYQFFKIKTRIGNFIEKKRENDTINKEYKLYVLFFGIAIILIEIINEIFKIRPASLLTVNVSIGFFVLFIYLLTDKIKFLSETIQKNFIIGFFIYTLYVIHNIIYLPNDVIPIITFLVSFFFSYSILKPIKVYWTFVALTFTFLIITIVFKLIPLKSSVLLINYCILIFVINQVKYAVLLHNRDNFRFTNEIVHKGNSLTIATNENGHLLFCSETVVSILGYNPDEMMGMEFWRLTEDSEFSRENYCDNYIDNRLYIRKLKNKKGEYKYIQWKDKKFSDKLIISIGQDVTEQIIVQDQYKNLIQTATDIIFEISNEGHFTFINEFGYAILGYSDNEILRKHYSNFIHDDYIRNAVDFYENLEQNVGHYPTIEIPVLKKNGEELWISQKVIIRKNDLGETTGFAGIARDITRIKNIENEKKRRLEKIEAYNSSTKKLSTTDFRDFDNLQTVIDFIIEEAAIVSKVNRLSFWKFSNDIIACKNLFSRDNHTLEEKSILDKEAYPIYFETLKSKAIINAPDVFDKLETSEFQEVYFTKNKIKSMLDVPIFLNGQLAGVVCLESTGEKREWDNEDINYAKTIADVISLAISSQMRLKAERKLELKSELLSALALCTEKFLLSQSPEKMFQETYDIVGKASKVDHIFYYEKDLETNLISQKHKWSREGVKHQITELQRFSEEDLKEITLHSQSKKILKTLTKNLEDTFFKKLLVANDIKSILILPLYTNNIFSGFIGFDDCTRERKWTDDEINIYQTLANNISSALDRNRNQAKIKESEDAIKAKELAEAANKSKSDFLANMSHEIRTPLNGIIGFTHLLMKTNLEEIQEKYMTTINQSAHSLLEIINDILDFSKIEAGKLELFIDLYDLQKILGQIFDLIIYESNQKNLQLELNIDPNVPKYIWTDIVRLKQILINLLSNAVKFTNEGSIKLNVTTIENKSDDNYIIRFSVVDTGIGILEKNQKKIFKAFSQEDSSTTRKFGGTGLGLTISNQLLALMESRLQLKSKINQGSTFYFDLNLRISHETINEKFREIINRGNPEYALSYNSNQKKVVILIVEDNKVNMLLLKTIIKNLNINSIIFECENGYEAVKQIEAINPNLIFMDIQMPIMNGYEATKAIRVTKIGKTIPIIAVTAGAEKEERNKCLASGMNDYISKPIIRGTVEEALRKWLK, via the coding sequence ATGGTAGAAAGCTATAGTTTTTATAATTCTTTGATTTCAGGCATTGCTACCTTTGGCGATACCCTGAAATCTATTATTACAACCTGGTATGTTCTTACACCTGATATCATTTTTTACAACAATCCTAAACTCATCATATTAGGATTATCATTATTTAGTTTTCTAAGTATTTTAATTTATCAGTTCTTTAAAATAAAAACAAGAATTGGAAATTTTATCGAAAAGAAGCGAGAAAATGACACTATAAATAAAGAGTACAAACTCTATGTTTTATTCTTTGGAATTGCGATTATCTTAATCGAAATCATTAATGAAATTTTCAAAATCAGACCCGCCAGTTTATTAACCGTAAACGTCTCAATAGGTTTTTTTGTCTTATTTATTTACCTGCTGACTGATAAAATCAAATTTCTGAGTGAAACTATTCAAAAGAATTTTATAATTGGTTTTTTCATATACACATTATATGTTATTCATAATATCATATATCTTCCAAATGATGTTATCCCAATAATCACCTTTTTAGTTTCATTTTTCTTTTCTTACAGTATTCTAAAACCCATAAAAGTATACTGGACTTTTGTAGCACTTACTTTTACTTTCCTGATTATTACCATTGTTTTTAAACTAATCCCATTAAAATCATCTGTTTTATTAATTAACTATTGCATTTTAATCTTTGTTATTAATCAGGTAAAATATGCCGTTTTACTGCATAACAGAGACAATTTCAGGTTTACTAATGAAATTGTACACAAAGGTAACTCGCTGACTATCGCTACAAATGAAAACGGACATTTGCTTTTTTGCAGCGAAACTGTCGTTTCTATTTTAGGCTATAATCCGGACGAAATGATGGGAATGGAATTTTGGAGGCTTACCGAAGATTCTGAATTTAGCAGAGAGAATTATTGCGATAATTATATTGACAATAGGTTATACATCCGAAAATTAAAAAATAAAAAAGGAGAATATAAATACATACAATGGAAGGATAAAAAATTCTCTGATAAATTAATCATCAGCATTGGTCAGGATGTTACGGAGCAAATTATTGTTCAGGATCAATATAAAAATCTAATTCAGACCGCAACAGATATTATATTTGAAATAAGCAATGAAGGCCATTTTACTTTTATAAATGAATTTGGTTACGCAATCTTAGGCTATTCTGATAATGAAATTCTCCGAAAGCATTATTCTAATTTTATTCATGATGATTATATTAGAAATGCCGTAGATTTTTATGAAAATCTCGAACAAAACGTGGGACATTATCCAACAATTGAAATTCCGGTTTTAAAGAAAAACGGAGAAGAGTTATGGATTTCCCAGAAAGTAATTATCCGTAAAAATGATTTAGGTGAAACAACAGGTTTCGCCGGAATTGCCCGGGATATTACAAGAATAAAAAATATCGAAAATGAAAAGAAAAGGCGTTTAGAGAAAATTGAAGCTTATAATAGCTCAACTAAAAAACTCTCTACAACCGATTTTAGGGATTTTGATAATCTTCAGACTGTTATTGATTTTATAATTGAAGAAGCTGCAATTGTTTCAAAAGTAAACCGGCTAAGTTTCTGGAAATTTTCAAACGATATTATAGCTTGCAAAAACCTTTTTAGCAGAGATAATCATACATTAGAAGAAAAAAGCATTCTGGATAAAGAAGCTTATCCGATCTATTTTGAAACGCTAAAAAGCAAAGCAATAATTAACGCTCCAGATGTTTTTGATAAACTGGAAACCTCAGAATTTCAGGAAGTTTATTTTACCAAAAACAAAATTAAATCGATGCTTGATGTTCCTATTTTTCTAAACGGACAACTTGCCGGTGTGGTCTGTCTTGAAAGTACAGGAGAAAAAAGAGAATGGGACAACGAAGATATTAATTACGCCAAAACTATCGCCGACGTAATTTCGTTGGCAATATCCTCACAAATGCGCTTAAAAGCTGAAAGAAAACTTGAACTTAAAAGTGAACTGCTTTCGGCATTGGCACTTTGTACAGAAAAGTTTTTATTGAGCCAGAGTCCGGAAAAAATGTTTCAGGAAACCTACGATATTGTTGGGAAGGCTTCAAAAGTAGATCACATTTTTTATTATGAAAAAGATCTTGAAACAAATCTAATCAGTCAAAAACACAAATGGTCGAGAGAAGGTGTAAAACATCAGATAACAGAATTACAGCGTTTTTCTGAAGAAGATTTAAAAGAGATTACACTTCACTCACAAAGCAAAAAAATTCTAAAAACACTTACTAAAAATCTTGAGGATACTTTTTTTAAAAAATTATTAGTTGCAAATGATATTAAATCAATACTAATTCTTCCGTTATATACCAATAATATATTTTCCGGATTTATTGGTTTTGACGACTGTACCAGAGAAAGAAAATGGACAGATGACGAAATAAATATCTATCAGACATTAGCCAATAACATCTCTTCGGCTTTAGACCGAAATCGGAATCAGGCAAAAATCAAGGAAAGTGAAGATGCCATTAAAGCAAAAGAACTTGCCGAAGCCGCAAACAAATCAAAGTCAGATTTCCTTGCCAATATGTCGCATGAAATTCGTACTCCATTAAACGGAATTATCGGATTTACACATTTGTTAATGAAAACTAATCTTGAAGAAATTCAGGAAAAGTACATGACAACAATTAATCAATCAGCTCACTCGCTTCTTGAAATCATCAATGATATCCTGGATTTTTCTAAAATTGAAGCTGGAAAACTGGAGCTTTTTATTGACTTATACGATCTGCAAAAAATACTGGGACAGATATTTGATTTGATTATTTACGAATCCAATCAAAAAAATCTTCAACTGGAATTAAACATAGATCCAAATGTGCCTAAATACATCTGGACAGACATTGTTCGTTTAAAACAAATCCTGATTAATCTTTTATCAAATGCTGTAAAATTCACCAATGAAGGCTCGATAAAACTTAATGTTACTACTATTGAAAACAAATCAGATGATAACTATATTATCCGTTTTTCAGTTGTTGACACCGGAATTGGAATTTTAGAGAAAAACCAAAAGAAAATTTTTAAAGCCTTTTCTCAGGAAGATAGCTCTACAACGAGAAAATTTGGAGGAACAGGTTTAGGATTAACCATTTCGAACCAATTGCTTGCTTTAATGGAAAGCCGCTTACAATTAAAAAGTAAAATCAATCAGGGAAGTACTTTTTATTTTGATCTGAATCTAAGAATTAGCCATGAAACCATCAATGAAAAATTCAGAGAAATCATAAACAGGGGCAATCCCGAATATGCTTTAAGTTATAATTCTAATCAGAAAAAAGTAGTCATACTGATTGTAGAAGACAACAAAGTAAACATGCTTTTATTAAAAACAATCATAAAAAACTTAAACATTAATTCTATCATTTTTGAATGCGAAAATGGTTATGAAGCCGTTAAACAAATAGAAGCCATTAATCCGAATCTAATATTCATGGATATTCAAATGCCAATTATGAATGGGTATGAAGCCACAAAAGCAATTAGAGTAACTAAAATTGGAAAAACTATTCCGATTATAGCCGTAACTGCCGGTGCCGAAAAAGAAGAAAGAAACAAATGTCTTGCTTCCGGAATGAACGACTATATTTCAAAACCGATTATTCGGGGCACTGTAGAAGAAGCTTTGCGCAAATGGCTCAAATAG
- a CDS encoding aldehyde dehydrogenase, protein MDYKNDIGYRKETLKKLLYNIQKSEDLIVKALYDDFKKPEFEAVLTETNYVISELKDTIKNLRAWAKPKNIFPSLLNFPSTDYIYKEPYGKVLVIAPWNYPFQLALCPLISAVAAGNRVVLKPSELTPHTSAIIAKIIEKTFHINHVEVFEGGIEVSNKLLAKRWDYIFFTGSVSVGKIVAKAAAENLTPVTLELGGKNPCIIDETANLKLAAKRIVWGKFMNAGQTCIAPDYILVQKNMKVNFIKFLIEEIIKAYGKKIDKSPDLARIINTKNWLRLDSMIEREKVIFGGETNAANLYISPTLIEDPDLDSAVMKEEIFGPILPILTYETETEIENVVSRYEKPLAFYIFSENDAFAKKLIATYSFGGGCINDTVVHFSNKRLPFGGVGHSGIGAYHGQLSFDIFSHHKAIVKKANWLDLPMRYAPYKDKLTSLKRLLDWL, encoded by the coding sequence ATGGACTACAAAAACGACATCGGATACAGAAAAGAAACGCTTAAAAAATTGTTGTATAACATTCAAAAAAGCGAGGATTTAATTGTAAAAGCGCTGTACGATGACTTTAAAAAGCCTGAATTTGAAGCTGTTTTGACCGAAACAAATTATGTCATTTCAGAATTAAAAGACACTATAAAAAACCTTCGTGCATGGGCAAAACCAAAAAATATTTTCCCATCGTTACTTAATTTTCCATCTACAGATTATATTTATAAAGAGCCATACGGAAAGGTACTGGTTATCGCGCCATGGAATTATCCATTTCAACTGGCTTTGTGTCCATTAATTTCTGCAGTTGCAGCAGGAAACAGAGTGGTTTTAAAACCTTCAGAACTTACTCCGCATACTTCGGCTATTATTGCCAAAATCATCGAAAAAACATTTCACATTAATCATGTCGAAGTTTTTGAAGGCGGAATCGAAGTTTCAAATAAATTACTGGCAAAACGCTGGGATTATATTTTCTTTACCGGAAGCGTATCTGTGGGCAAAATTGTCGCCAAAGCTGCAGCAGAAAATCTAACTCCGGTTACCTTAGAATTAGGCGGAAAAAATCCTTGTATAATAGATGAGACTGCCAACTTAAAATTGGCTGCCAAACGCATTGTCTGGGGAAAATTTATGAATGCCGGACAAACCTGTATTGCTCCTGACTATATATTGGTTCAAAAAAACATGAAAGTAAATTTCATCAAATTTTTAATTGAAGAAATCATAAAAGCATATGGTAAAAAAATAGATAAATCTCCGGATTTAGCCCGCATTATAAATACCAAAAACTGGCTTCGCCTGGATAGTATGATCGAACGCGAAAAGGTAATTTTTGGTGGAGAAACAAATGCAGCCAATCTCTATATCTCTCCTACATTAATTGAAGATCCGGACTTAGACAGCGCCGTGATGAAAGAAGAAATTTTTGGTCCTATCCTTCCTATTTTAACTTACGAAACCGAAACTGAGATAGAAAATGTAGTAAGCCGATATGAAAAACCTCTTGCTTTCTATATTTTTAGTGAAAATGATGCATTTGCAAAAAAACTAATTGCCACCTACTCTTTTGGAGGGGGCTGTATCAATGATACTGTGGTTCATTTCTCCAATAAACGATTGCCTTTTGGCGGAGTCGGCCATAGTGGAATCGGTGCTTATCATGGTCAGTTAAGTTTTGATATATTCTCTCATCACAAAGCTATTGTAAAAAAAGCAAACTGGCTAGATTTGCCTATGCGATATGCTCCTTACAAAGATAAATTAACCTCACTAAAGCGTTTATTAGACTGGTTATAA
- a CDS encoding RluA family pseudouridine synthase → MKIISDKNNLQVLHEDNHIIVVNKRVGDIVQGDKTGDKPLSDVVKEYIKVKYNKPGDVFLGVIHRLDRPTTGIVVFARTSKALARMNELFSNRETKKTYWAVVKNKPLEATAKLVHFLKRNEKNNTSKAHLKEVPDSKLASLDYKIIKELQNYTALEINLHTGRHHQIRAQLSAIGSPIKGDLKYGADRSNPDGGIHLHARKLVFVHPVSKENITIIAPTPDETIWNAV, encoded by the coding sequence ATGAAAATCATTTCAGACAAAAACAATCTCCAGGTATTACATGAAGACAATCACATTATTGTGGTTAATAAGCGCGTAGGTGATATTGTTCAAGGTGATAAAACAGGAGATAAACCTTTATCTGATGTTGTAAAAGAATATATAAAAGTAAAATACAATAAACCCGGTGATGTATTTTTGGGTGTAATTCATCGTCTTGACAGACCAACAACCGGAATTGTTGTTTTTGCCCGAACAAGCAAAGCATTAGCACGAATGAACGAATTGTTCAGTAACCGTGAAACAAAAAAAACGTATTGGGCAGTGGTTAAAAATAAACCTCTGGAAGCAACTGCCAAATTGGTTCATTTTTTAAAGAGAAACGAAAAAAACAATACTTCAAAAGCGCATTTAAAAGAAGTTCCGGATAGTAAACTGGCGAGTCTTGATTACAAAATAATCAAAGAACTTCAAAATTATACAGCGCTTGAAATCAATCTTCACACAGGGCGTCATCATCAAATTAGAGCACAATTATCTGCAATAGGTTCTCCTATTAAAGGTGATTTAAAATATGGTGCTGACCGAAGCAATCCGGACGGTGGTATTCACCTTCATGCCAGGAAACTTGTTTTTGTTCATCCGGTTTCTAAAGAAAACATAACAATCATAGCCCCAACACCTGACGAAACAATTTGGAACGCGGTTTGA
- the panB gene encoding 3-methyl-2-oxobutanoate hydroxymethyltransferase, with the protein MSVAKKDYKRITTKSLIEMKSNGEKISMLTAYDYTMAKIVDTAGVDVILVGDSASNVMAGHETTLPITLDQMIYHASSVVRAVERALVVVDLPFGSYQSDPKEALRSSIRIMKESGGHAVKLEGGKEIKESIKKILNAGIPVMGHLGLTPQSIYKFGTYSVRAKEDEEAEKLIEDAKLLEKIGCFAIVLEKIPADLAKKVADSISIPVIGIGAGGGVDGQVLVIHDMLGMNNEFSPRFLRRYLNLYEEMTKAIGQYAADVKSSDFPNSNEQY; encoded by the coding sequence ATGTCAGTAGCAAAAAAAGATTATAAAAGAATCACAACCAAATCATTGATTGAAATGAAAAGCAATGGAGAGAAAATCTCTATGCTTACAGCATATGATTATACAATGGCAAAAATCGTTGATACTGCAGGTGTTGATGTTATTTTAGTTGGAGATTCGGCTTCAAATGTAATGGCAGGTCACGAAACGACCTTACCTATTACTTTAGATCAAATGATTTACCATGCTTCATCTGTAGTTCGCGCTGTCGAGAGAGCTTTGGTGGTTGTAGATTTACCATTTGGAAGTTATCAGTCAGATCCTAAAGAAGCTTTACGTTCTTCTATCAGAATAATGAAAGAAAGTGGCGGGCATGCTGTGAAATTAGAGGGTGGAAAAGAAATTAAAGAATCCATCAAAAAAATATTAAACGCAGGAATCCCGGTTATGGGACATTTGGGTTTAACTCCTCAGTCTATTTATAAATTCGGAACTTACAGTGTACGCGCTAAAGAAGATGAAGAAGCTGAAAAACTAATCGAGGATGCTAAATTATTGGAAAAAATTGGCTGTTTTGCTATCGTTCTTGAAAAAATCCCTGCTGATTTAGCCAAAAAAGTTGCTGATAGTATTTCTATTCCTGTTATCGGAATTGGTGCCGGTGGTGGTGTTGATGGACAGGTTTTGGTTATTCATGACATGTTGGGAATGAATAATGAATTCAGCCCGCGTTTCTTACGTCGTTACTTAAACCTATACGAAGAAATGACAAAAGCAATTGGTCAATATGCAGCGGATGTGAAATCTAGTGATTTCCCTAATTCAAATGAACAATACTAA